From Papilio machaon chromosome 29, ilPapMach1.1, whole genome shotgun sequence, one genomic window encodes:
- the LOC106709992 gene encoding thyrotropin-releasing hormone-degrading ectoenzyme, translated as MDGIQMEPIGKYKADRNGSAKTAAWRNMVDQDLDDVAFLADTDKAREARELEAPVAVCSQRKALCLTALVFTAIFATALLVVYASPQPDCPCAGGSPLIPGQAPTEPETSVSSANNDYKDRIASNGAVFPWRGARLPTFMVPIHYSLWLHPNLTTGELRGEVSIDFRVDRDTGFLVLNVRDMNVTERALFKSGGSLGPKIVKTLDYPPADQTYIEFKEKLRRKFNYTLSLRFITKLGKGDKQRGFFLTGTHRRRCAVSRFWLTHARSAFPCLDEPHLRATFKLTIVRDRFHVSLTNMPIVATEEAGFYLGHRLLQDEFAQSPPISPHMISLAVCRLQRRAAPLNTSDVNPESEDVSTEISLYSDQETILNESGPLLEWVQRTIQLFSYELNTSYPLPKFDIVVVDGSNPYSEGWGLIILDPVTLTDTKIIAKLIAQQWFGGLVSPRWWSSQWLMEALTSVLSEKATPLSDATAEREEDALLLDHVLPALRLDSSYSVRAVANPRLERADIETTAEELSLHKGAAIVSMAIEAAGEAAGRAALARLLRDHRFSSTDARDLWRALQKNGTDETPAHAWDGWCDKAGYPLLSARISGPDVIIRQERFVMSAEPPDPEPVMMNSLLTMDLRADLDELFYEPENYTEIIEEDINATTTTPQPTTTTKRTTIKTTKAPPLPKWVIPVTFSVGPLENNDEEENVTRIWKNTTESIHNGTWYEISNDTKIHRISRWAENVTHLIWMNETEMVIPDLGKHKWVRYNVGARGLYRVAPQDHAAGETAEVLAQRAAELYDNGMPAERALLLDDAFILSRAGRLPASRAMAAAARLSNEHHWAPWRVVLTHLSWWKELLRLSASAPHLNRLLSQLHPDVQVYTQQQIETAGLTEDQLWLSGALLMAGVEWENENITNQALDLFDAWFERNETIPEIYQEAALVAGVRSRGAVAWHRVWRELLSQTSHSIRAAKLLPALAAPDDDWLFYRFAYTVLSSEAQRGRDWKTWATALCAGACKWRGAAGVWRVVSRAGALPPGALQAAARCLHHPTDYWRFKELFGEERGAAAALDTIALNSAWVPRADSDLLRYFKAVRTL; from the exons ATGGACGGCATACAGATGGAGCCCATCGGCAAATATAAAGCCGATCGAAACGGTTCGGCGAAaa cCGCCGCTTGGCGAAACATGGTCGATCAGGATTTGGACGACGTAGCTTTTCTTGCGG ATACGGACAAAGCGAGAGAGGCGAGGGAACTAGAAGCACCTGTGGCGGTCTGCTCGCAACGTAAAGCACTATGTCTTACCGCGTTGGTCTTCACAGCAATATTCGCCACCGCTTTACTTGTAGTATACGCGAGTCCTCAACCAG atTGTCCGTGCGCTGGAGGCAGTCCACTCATACCAGGACAAGCACCCACTGAACCAGAAACCAGTGTATCATCAGCTAACAA TGATTACAAAGATAGAATAGCATCGAACGGTGCAGTCTTCCCTTGGCGCGGTGCTCGTCTTCCTACATTCATGGTACCAATACACTACAGTCTCTGGTTACACCCTAATCTTACGACCGGGGAACTACGTG gtGAAGTATCAATAGATTTTAGAGTGGACCGTGATACTGGTTTCTTAGTACTCAATGTGAGAGATATGAATGTAACAGAGCGGGCATTGTTTAAAAGTGGAGGCTCGTTAGGACCAAAGATAGTGAAGACTTTAGACTACCCGCCTGCTGATCAGACCTATATTGAGTTTAAA gagAAACTTCGTCGGAAGTTCAATTACACTTTGAGTCTTCGTTTCATTACCAAATTAGGTAAAGGTGATAAACAGAGAGGTTTCTTCCTAACCGGAACACATAGacg aCGTTGCGCTGTGTCTCGTTTCTGGTTGACACATGCTCGTTCAGCTTTCCCTTGTTTAGATGAGCCTCATTTGAGAGCTACGTTTAAACTTACTATTGTTAGAGACAG GTTTCACGTTTCGTTGACAAATATGCCGATAGTAGCAACAGAAGAGGCAGGCTTCTATTTGGGACATAGATTG CTACAAGATGAATTCGCACAATCACCACCGATATCGCCTCATATGATATCATTAGCGGTATGTCGGCTGCAGCGACGAGCTGCACCACTCAATACTTCTGATGTAAACCCAGAGTCAGAAGATGTATCAACTGAGATCAGCTTGTATAGTGATCAGGAAACAATACTGAATGAGTCCGG ACCTCTACTTGAATGGGTACAAAGAACTATTCAACTATTCTCATATGAACTTAACACTTCATATCCACTGCCCAAATTTG ATATAGTAGTGGTTGATGGAAGTAATCCATATTCAGAGGGATGGGGCTTAATTATTCTAGATCCTGTCACACTTACAGATACCAAAATTATCGCAAAATTAATAGCACAACAA TGGTTTGGTGGGTTAGTATCTCCTCGTTGGTGGAGTTCTCAATGGCTGATGGAAGCTCTGACATCAGTGCTAAGTGAGAAAGCAACACCGCTAAGTGATGCTACCGCTGAGAGAGAGGAGGACGCACTGCTGTTAGACCACGTGTTACCTGCACTTAG attGGATTCGAGCTATTCTGTACGTGCGGTAGCGAATCCGAGACTAGAGAGAGCTGATATAGAAACCACGGCTGAAGAATTATCATTACATAAG gGTGCGGCCATAGTGAGTATGGCTATAGAAGCTGCGGGGGAAGCTGCGGGGCGCGCGGCGTTGGCAAGATTACTTAGAGATCATCGCTTCTCCAGTACTGATGCTAG AGATCTGTGGCGTGCGCTACAGAAAAACGGTACAGATGAGACACCAGCACACGCGTGGGACGGCTGGTGTGACAAAGCCGGGTATCCGTTACTATCCGCACGGATATCCGGACCTGATGTCATTATTAGACAAGAGCG ATTCGTGATGAGTGCTGAACCACCTGACCCTGAGCCTGTGATGATGAACAGCCTCCTAACTATGGACTTAAGAGCTGATCTAGACGAGTTATTCTACGAACCTG AAAATTACACGGAAATAATAGAAGAAGATATAAacgcaacaacaacaacaccaCAACcgacaacaacaacaaaaagaaCAAcaataaagacaacaaaagCCCCCCCATTACCTAAATGGGTTATCCCAGTTACATTCTCAGTTGGTCCATTAGAGAACAATGATGAAGAGgaaaatgtaacaagaataTGGAAGAATACAACTGAAAGCATACATAATGGAACTTG gTATGAAATAAGTAATGATACGAAAATACATCGAATTTCTCGTTGGGCGGAAAATGTAACACATTTAATATGGATGAACGAAACtgaaa TGGTAATACCAGATTTGGGCAAACACAAATGGGTTAGGTACAATGTTGGAGCGAGAGGACTGTATAGAGTCGCTCCACAAGATCATGCGGCAGGAGag ACAGCAGAAGTGTTAGCGCAGCGCGCAGCAGAATTGTATGATAATGGTATGCCAGCTGAGAGAGCTCTGTTGTTAGACGATGCGTTTATATTGAGCCGAGCTGGTCGGTTACCAGCTAGTAGAGCGATGGCGGCCGCTG CTCGTCTTAGTAACGAGCATCATTGGGCACCATGGCGAGTGGTCCTCACACATCTATCCTGGTGGAAGGAACTGCTGCGGCTCTCAGCTTCCGCACCACATCTCAACAGGCTCCTCAGTCAGCTACATCCAGATGTACAGGTGTATACACAACAACAGATAGAAACAGCTGGATTGACTGAAGATCAAct TTGGCTAAGTGGAGCTCTACTTATGGCGGGAGTTGAGTGGGAGAATGAGAACATAACGAACCAAGCTTTAGATCTCTTCGACGCTTGGTTTGAACGGAATGAAACTATACCAGAAATATACCAAGAA GCTGCGTTAGTTGCGGGGGTTAGATCTCGTGGCGCTGTAGCCTGGCATCGTGTATGGAGAGAACTTCTCTCTCAGACTTCTCACTCTATTAGAGCTGCGAAGTTGTTACCCGCACTCGCAGCGCCTGATGATGACTGGCTATTCTATAG